In the Malaya genurostris strain Urasoe2022 chromosome 1, Malgen_1.1, whole genome shotgun sequence genome, one interval contains:
- the LOC131440121 gene encoding aminopeptidase N-like — protein MMLLKFLYLISCFAVGLTRFTHPRTRGDYSLPDLISVDEEFSRLELQKKHNITERNPWEEPYRLSRNVIPFHYWVQIRTDVHEGSRPFSGKVDLYFTVTEPTSSIYIHSRGLNLTKSELYAQPGNGSDEVLLEQLEHTTDDWREFILYDTQEELKVDQVYILCIEYTGYLRYGTDGLYMASYVNDGGLRRYFAATQFQPVSARSAFPCFDEPALKVTVDLSVIHHRSYDAVSNMPRISRETYDEDEGLLDYDISTFATTQRMSIYLLAILVSDFTYRSHMTIPEYITQSVYSRPNAINETEFALDAGVLTIGAMDTYTGIPYGSYMPKLGQVAIPGFDAGAMENWGLCKYGEQYLLFNPSISTFRQRTWISTIIAHEYIHQWFGNLVTNEWWSYLWLNEGFATLYEYYAAQLAFPEQEYFEMFNLDVVQWALDADSRDYTRPMSYSRGAGQYEISSLFDNVAYSKAGSVLNMFRNVLGDSVWQEMIHIYLIENELKPVNPGNLIDAMELAVNSSSIFPGNISISDFVHSWTDQTGYPVLEVRRNYELGDLILSQDRFFNNRIVNYDPTVWIVPYNIAEQTMPDFENLTWNWLTEKAARFPITASNESWIILNKQQTGFYRVNYDIRNWYLIIDALQSNYTSVHRLNRAQLLDDAFQLARSNRLDLEVVLDLMAYLQNELEYHPWTAASPIVSYFYNRLRGAANYDNYQRFVGNLISEVYSTLTIDDVADDESHLHKYLKQTISTWACTIGNTDCLNRTRSLLQETAERNGTIHPDIAAVTHCFGLRNSTQQAFTYLYDKMKASTDQTQRNMLIDALGCSNNPEHLNAFLMTSIGGDLQMNYTMSERNRVLYSVAAASRDGVDALIDFLIESHDYVIDILGSGALYSAVSTIAARTNNQDELDRLDDLIEALDNVVPSILLEIFRETAVQNLAWHSTRDGFIVSSFLERYS, from the exons ATGATGCTTCTCAAGTTCCTTTATTTGATTAGTTGCTTTGCTGTGGGTCTGACACGATTCACGCACCCCAGAACACGTGGCGATTATAGTTTGCCGGATTTGATTAGTGTGGATGAGGAATTCAGCCGTCTCGAACTTCAAAAAAAGCACAATATTACCGAGCGGAATCCATGGGAAGAACCGTACCGACTGTCGCGAAATGTCATTCCTTTTCACTACTGGGTGCAGATAAGGACCGACGTCCACGAAGGAAGCCGTCCTTTCAGTGGTAAAGTGGACTTATACTTTACAGTTACCGAACCTACCAGTTCGATATACATACATAGCAGAGGACTTAACCTGACAAAATCCGAACTGTATGCGCAGCCTGGAAATGGTAGTGATGAAGTGTTGCTGGAACAGTTGGAACACACCACCGATGATTGGAGAGAGTTTATTTTGTATGATACTCAGGAAGAATTGAAGGTCGACCAAGTCTATATATTGTGTATTGAATACACCGGGTACCTGAGATACGGAACTGATGGGCTGTACATGGCGTCTTACGTCAATGATGGCGGATTACGCCGATACTTCGCGGCGACTCAGTTTCAACCTGTTAGTGCCCGTAGTGCTTTTCCATGTTTCGATGAGCCAGCATTGAAGGTCACGGTAGATCTTAGTGTCATTCACCATCGGTCTTATGATGCGGTTTCGAACATGCCTCGTATTTCCCGTGAGACGTACGACGAGGATGAAGGTCTTCTGGATTATGACATTTCCACTTTCGCTACCACACAGCGGATGTCCATCTACTTGTTGGCTATTCTAGTTTCCGATTTTACCTACCGATCGCACATGACAATACCGGAATACATTACACAATCTGTATACTCACGTCCAAATGCTATCAACGAAACTGAATTCGCCCTGGACGCTGGTGTGCTAACTATCGGAGCAATGGACACGTATACTGGAATTCCATACGGTAGCTATATGCCGAAATTGGGTCAAGTTGCTATTCCTGGGTTTGATGCTGGGGCCATGGAAAATTGGGGTTTGTGTAAATATGG GGAACAATATTTATTGTTCAATCCATCGATATCTACGTTCCGGCAGCGGACGTGGATTTCAACGATCATCGCTCACGAATACATCCATCAGTGGTTCGGAAATTTAGTGACTAACGAATGGTGGAGCTATCTTTGGCTGAACGAAGGTTTCGCTACACTGTACGAATACTATGCGGCGCAGTTGGCTTTCCCAGAGCAGGAGTATTTCGAAATGTTTAACTTGGATGTGGTCCAATGGGCTCTGGATGCAGATTCTCGTGATTATACTAGACCGATGAGTTACAGCCGTGGAGCCGGCCAATATGAAATTTCTAGTCTGTTTGATAACGTCGCGTACTCAAAGGCCGGTTCAGTTTTGAATATGTTTCGGAATGTGCTGGGTGACAGTGTCTGGCAGGAAATGATTCATATCTATTTAATCGAAAATGAGTTGAAACCTGTGAATCCTGGAAATCTAATTGATGCGATGGAACTTGCCGTTAACAGTTCATCCATTTTCCCTGGGAACATTTCGATTAGTGATTTTGTTCACAGCTGGACCGATCAGACGGGTTACCCGGTGTTGGAAGTGCGTCGAAACTATGAGTTGGGTGATTTAATTCTATCCCAGGATCGGTTCTTCAACAATAGAATCGTTAACTATGATCCTACCGTCTGGATAGTTCCGTACAACATAGCTGAGCAGACCATGcccgatttcgaaaatctcacTTGGAACTGGTTGACGGAGAAAGCCGCACGCTTTCCAATAACTGCCTCGAATGAAAGTTGGATTATtctaaacaaacaacaaactggTTTCTATCGCGTAAACTATGACATCCGGAATTGGTACCTAATCATCGATGCGCTACAGAGTAATTATACTTCCGTTCATCGATTGAATCGGGCTCAGCTGTTAGATGACGCATTCCAGTTGGCTCGTTCGAATCGTTTAGACCTGGAAGTGGTGCTGGATTTGATGGCCTATCTTCAAAACGAATTGGAATATCATCCATGGACGGCGGCAAGTCCCATCGTAAGCTATTTCTACAATCGTCTACGTGGAGCTGCAAACTACGATAACTACCAAAGATTCGTGGGCAATTTGATCAGTGAAGTTTACTCTACTTTAACGATTGATGACGTGGCCGACGATGAATCACATTTGCATAAATATTTGAAGCAAACTATTTCAACGTGGGCATGCACGATAGGAAACACGGATTGCCTGAACCGGACTCGGAGCCTGCTTCAGGAAACAGCAGAGCGTAATGGTACGATCCATCCGGATATTGCAGCTGTCACACATTGTTTTGGACTAAGGAACTCTACACAACAAGCTTTCACGTATCTGTACGATAAAATGAAAGCGTCGACCGACCAAACCCAAAGGAATATGCTAATCGATGCATTGGGTTGCTCCAATAATCCAGAACATCTGAACGCTTTCCTGATGACATCCATTGGTGGAGATCTTCAAATGAACTACACAATGTCGGAACGAAATAGGGTGCTCTACTCAGTAGCAGCTGCTAGCCGAGATGGAGTGGATGCATTGATAGACTTCCTTATTGAATCGCACGATTATGTCATCGA CATTCTTGGTTCAGGAGCTCTCTACAGTGCCGTTTCAACTATTGCAGCTAGAACAAACAATCAAGATGAACTGGATCGG CTGGATGACTTAATAGAAGCGCTAGACAATGTGGTTCCTTCTATATTATTAGAAATATTTAGGGAAACAGCTGTACAAAATCTGGCGTGGCATTCGACTCGCGATGGATTCATTGTAAGCTCTTTCCTGGAAAGGTACAGCTGA